A region of Rhodospirillales bacterium DNA encodes the following proteins:
- the rph gene encoding ribonuclease PH, with product MRPSGRAPDQLRLIELTPGFSRHAEGSCLTKFGDTHVLCTASVEERVPPWMRGKGRGWVTAEYGMLPRSTHTRSDREAARGKQSGRTQEIQRLIGRALRAVVDLDALGEVQITIDCDVIQADGGTRTAGVTGAWVALRQAIDGLRSKGKLAKDPITGQVAAVSCGIHQGVPVLDLDYPEDSAAQADANFVLTGAGGLVEIQGTAEKDPFSEAEFLALLALAKKGVGDLCAAQRAALGLS from the coding sequence ATCCGCCCGTCCGGCCGCGCGCCCGACCAGCTCCGTTTGATCGAGCTCACGCCGGGCTTCTCCCGCCACGCCGAGGGCTCGTGCCTGACCAAGTTCGGCGACACGCACGTGCTGTGCACCGCCAGCGTCGAGGAGCGCGTGCCGCCGTGGATGCGCGGCAAGGGCCGCGGCTGGGTCACCGCCGAGTACGGCATGCTGCCGCGCTCGACCCACACCCGCTCCGACCGCGAGGCGGCCCGCGGCAAGCAATCCGGCCGCACCCAGGAGATCCAGCGGCTGATCGGCCGGGCGCTGCGCGCCGTGGTCGATCTCGACGCGCTCGGCGAGGTGCAGATCACCATCGACTGCGACGTCATCCAGGCCGATGGCGGCACCCGCACGGCGGGCGTCACCGGCGCCTGGGTGGCGCTGCGGCAGGCGATCGACGGGCTGCGCAGCAAGGGCAAGCTCGCCAAGGATCCGATCACCGGCCAGGTCGCGGCGGTGTCGTGCGGGATCCACCAGGGCGTGCCGGTCCTCGATCTCGACTACCCCGAGGATTCGGCGGCGCAGGCCGACGCGAATTTCGTGCTCACCGGCGCCGGCGGCCTGGTCGAGATCCAGGGCACGGCCGAGAAGGATCCGTTCAGCGAGGCCGAGTTCCTCGCGCTGCTGGCGCTCGCGAAGAAGGGCGTCGGCGATCTGTGCGCCGCCCAGCGCGCCGCGCTCGGGCTGTCCTGA
- a CDS encoding non-canonical purine NTP pyrophosphatase produces the protein MTAVPRRFTGPTLVVATHNAGKAGEIGVMLRPFGVRVVSAGELGLPAPAETATTFIGNAELKARAAATASGLPALADDSGLSVHALDGQPGLYTADWEGPTRDAMVGMTRIQDALAARGVPGTADARRATFNCALALAWPDGHCESVLGRMEGAIVWPPRGTLGHGYDPTFQPDGHALTCGEMDPAVKNAISHRADAFRQLVAACFATDPP, from the coding sequence ATGACCGCCGTGCCCCGCCGCTTCACCGGTCCGACCCTCGTCGTCGCGACCCACAACGCCGGGAAGGCGGGCGAGATCGGCGTCATGCTGCGGCCGTTCGGCGTCCGCGTGGTGTCGGCCGGCGAGCTCGGCCTGCCCGCGCCCGCCGAGACGGCGACGACGTTCATCGGCAACGCCGAGCTCAAAGCGCGCGCCGCCGCGACCGCCAGCGGGCTGCCGGCGCTGGCCGACGACTCGGGGCTTTCCGTGCACGCGCTCGACGGCCAGCCGGGCCTGTACACCGCCGATTGGGAGGGACCGACGCGCGACGCGATGGTCGGCATGACCCGCATCCAGGACGCGCTGGCGGCCCGTGGCGTGCCCGGCACGGCCGACGCGCGGCGCGCGACGTTCAACTGCGCGCTGGCGCTGGCGTGGCCCGACGGGCACTGCGAGAGCGTCCTGGGCCGCATGGAGGGCGCCATCGTCTGGCCGCCGCGTGGGACCCTCGGACACGGCTACGATCCGACCTTCCAGCCCGACGGCCACGCGCTGACCTGCGGCGAGATGGACCCCGCGGTGAAGAACGCGATCAGCCACCGCGCCGACGCGTTCCGCCAGCTCGTCGCGGCGTGCTTCGCGACGGACCCGCCGTGA